AAGCTTTTCTGTTTAAGCCATGAGTTGCATGATGTGCAAGTTCATTAGAGGTGTAACCCTGAATTTAATCTACTAAAATGTCACTTGTTTGAGTAAGCTGCTTAGTCTTGAGCAGACAGCTTTCAGAATGAGTTTATCCACAGTATAGTTTAAAAAGATAGTTATCTTTACAGCAGATAAATGAACATAGAAGTATCAAGAATTCACAAGAATATGGATCACCTCGTACTCAACATAAACACTGGATCCCGTGGAGCCCATGGCAAGGCCAGTGATGCATCCCCAGAATGATAGTGCATGTTTCAGCTGATAAAATGATGTATTTTCTGGCAACCCCTTGACCATTACTGTCCGAGTTGGATTTTTGAGAAAAGCTGCAGGAAAATCTCCATCTTTGGCAGGCTCCATGTTAGCCAATCTGCTGTGAAACTTTATAGGAGAAGTTGCCTCTACAACAACATCTGCACCGCATACAGCCACACCAGTTTTACTTAGAGCTTTAATCAGCCCCTCTTCCGTCTGCAAAAATGTTAAGATTCCATCAGACTTTCAAGAGACAGCTATATAGGTTCCATGGCTTGAAGAACTAACAACTTGGGCAACAAAGGAACCAAACATGCAAACTATGAGGCCACAGAAAACATTAAGTTTTTGGCGGTCATCTAAAACAGCTTATTTTACATTTAGTACGTGCAGTAGATATTCTGAATCATGAACCATAAACTGATATCAGGAATCTAAGATGATTGAAACACGTGAAAGTGTGTGCTTTGAAGAGGGGAGGAGGGCAGGTTCTGGCTAGTTGGCAAGTCCAGGACTCCAGATTGTGGCCTGCCTCTCCTAACGACATTTGCATGCAAGAAGCCTATGATTACATTTTTATCCATTTTTCAGGCACATTCTAAGTCCCGGAAGTTTTTTGAAGTAATCTTTATCTATGTCTACGTGTCATACAGTCAATGCTGCATGGGGACAATGCTGTGTcagaatagaaaaaaatacaGGACACCGAGACACATTGAACACAAATTTTGAAATCTCTAAATTAAAATTATAGTTTCTTTTATtgtatttgaaattagattattGTGAATCTATACCTATTAGGAGAGGATTCACATGGCAACCCCTACTATACAACTCAGGGTCCATCAAGCCAATCTTTAAGAGAATATAACCGTGTGAAAAACTTGTTTGCTAACCACATAACTCTGTTGGTCCCATTTTTCACTGTATTTGGTACCATTTTTCACACtctgaggaaaaaaaaattggaagtaTCTGATATGTGACAAGATTTAAGGATGCAAGTTCTTCATGGTAGGCTTTTGTGTATGGATATCCATGCAAGCTATGACAAAAGGCATGAGATAGTGGGACAGAAGTACCTTGAAACAAACATAAGCATAGTTGTATCTGTTCTCTCTTCTTGTGCGAACAACACGGATTTCAGTAATCGGCCCACAATCATGGAAAGCAAGACCAATATCATTGATCTTGGCTGCTTTCAGCAAAAATTTCACCAAGAGGCAGTTTTCATGACTTCCTGTTCCTTCATGTAGAAAAGCATCCAAGTTCTGTGGTTGAGTTGAGAAAGCATCCTCATCCTTTGACTCAGGCTCTAGATAGTCGAATGCTGCAATATCAGAATCACTTTCTTCACTCAAAAGTTGGGACTCCAACATATCTGGGGACCCCATTGCTTTTCCATTTTTACTTAATTGAAGATTCACATTTTTAATATCGTAGCCTCTAGGTTGATTCTTCTGGGTACTATCTCTTACCTTGGAATGTAATGTGTTTACTTCCCTTGGTTCCTCTGTGTCTGTCTGCCCTGCAGATTTCCTGTACTCGTTTTCATCATTCAAAGTCAGTAACTTTATACTTTCATCAACAAAGCCCCTCATTTCCATGTCATTTTTATTATTAGGTACACGTGCCCAAGATCCAGCCTTATGTGTGTCTTTTGAAAGTTCAATTATTCGCTCAAGAAGACCTTTGACTTCTGATTTCTTCTCAGAATCCTCTCTAATTTTCTCTTTTGGAttcaaggacttgtcttgcttCATATTTTTCTTGTCGATTACATCATCATCTTTGGAgtctttttgatttcttttgaaTAGATCAACTAAACCAAAGACATGCTTGTTTTCCTCTCTCAAATTTGAAGTCTCATGTTTCAAAGTGTCGGTCTTTCTGCACTTCAAACCCACTTCTGTATTTCTTCTAAAAAAGTCAACCAAATTAATGACCTTTTGATCTGATGGTGCGATGTCATTCAATGGCGAACTCTGATTAGGTGTCAGGAAATTAACATCTGTTGCTTGAGAGTTCTGATCTGGTTCCCCGCATTTTTTGCCAGTCAGGTACTGTTCATTACCATTTGGAGTAGCTTCAGTTAATTGAGCCTCATGTCTGTGCATGCTGATAGAATTTTCTTCATCCTCAGCAATATGACTAAGCGAGCGAGATTGCTGCAGGCTCCCCACTGTTTTAGGAGATGCAGGACTATCTACTGATTGTTCCATTTGTTCTTTTTCAAATAGTTCTGTATCCTCCAAACTTCTGACAGATGATAGCACTGATGAATCTGTATCCGCTGCACTATGAGATTCTGTTATATTTGACAGCTCTGTTAACAAAGCAAATCCTTTTCCAGGCATGTCGAGCTCTCCAATATCTGAATTTTCGTTTATAACTGCAGCCTTAGGAGTTTCCTCTGCTGTAACGTGTGACTGTGAACTTGCAATTTGGCTGTCACTCAGAGATCCAGGCAGCATTTTTGATTTCATTTCTGCTAAGATATCTTTTAGAATGTACCATGATCCACCCACCTCATCATGAACTTCTTTTGTCTTGGGAAAGACACCAGGATGTGTTATCATATATCTGCACAAGGAATGGGATGAAAAGGACATCAATAAGCACAGAAAGGGGAAGACATAAGCTTTTAGAGTATTATGAGTGAGATGCCAAATGCATGGCCTATACAAGCATAACAACACAGGATAATACTGTTAATTCTCTCTCAGAAGAGATGAAGAATGCCTATCATGGAGGATACTTAAATAATCTTGACAGGCCACTAATTCTAGAAAGTACCTTTGATAATGCCAGAAAGGAAGCAGAGAAGACTGCAACCCAACATAATCAAATGGACTGGGCAAGAGTTGACATTTTTTTTCCAGCAACCCTGAATGTTATTAAACCATTATGATAACACATGTCAAAGCAAATGGTCATTAACCAATGGAATTTGGCTAAGCAACTGGTACCCTTCCTCCTATTCGGAGGAAGTGGTGGTGTACCTTTTGTATCCATAATGTGAAATTTGTTGGTGGCATTTATGTGCAAGGTTTGCAAAAAGGCGCAACATGTGGATGTGGGGGGAATGTGATGCAATTATTGTATGGGCACAACTGGGTCACTGTAGTGGTGGGATAGGTGTGCGAGTTGCTGGGGCAAGTGATGCAGTAGTCAGCTGCATGCCCAACAGCTTGTCAGGTCTAGTGGGGAAGGTTACCCCCATCGCCAGCCCCACTCCTAGCCTAGAACCGATCTATCAATTCTTTTTCTTGACATGAAAATTATATGAAACATAGGTTTCTTATATCATATATAGTTTTAAATAGAGAGATCATTTGATATGTGGAGTCATACAAAAACATGACATGTAGAGGAAAGCTGGTCTCGCAACATAGGTATATACACTCCACTATGTGAACAGAGAAGGGGTCAAGGAGCATTAGCTTGAATCTTGTCTGGGTCCTTGCTAGAATCATCAAGGTATGTTTTTGATGGTTGTAAAAAAGGTTTCTAAGACAGTTCAAACTTTTGGCATTCAGCCAAATATTGGACGCAACATCAACTATTTAGTTGTAGTTCATAGAGCACATGAAAGACTGTAATTCATGAACCAATAAAATTTACCATAGACCCTTATGGTCTTGCAACT
Above is a genomic segment from Phoenix dactylifera cultivar Barhee BC4 chromosome 2, palm_55x_up_171113_PBpolish2nd_filt_p, whole genome shotgun sequence containing:
- the LOC103716090 gene encoding uncharacterized protein LOC103716090 codes for the protein MALSRLFLLEAELRMPKKGFPRPRRWFASSPPPPKKVSKKAEVAKERKLEAVNSFIQRYMITHPGVFPKTKEVHDEVGGSWYILKDILAEMKSKMLPGSLSDSQIASSQSHVTAEETPKAAVINENSDIGELDMPGKGFALLTELSNITESHSAADTDSSVLSSVRSLEDTELFEKEQMEQSVDSPASPKTVGSLQQSRSLSHIAEDEENSISMHRHEAQLTEATPNGNEQYLTGKKCGEPDQNSQATDVNFLTPNQSSPLNDIAPSDQKVINLVDFFRRNTEVGLKCRKTDTLKHETSNLREENKHVFGLVDLFKRNQKDSKDDDVIDKKNMKQDKSLNPKEKIREDSEKKSEVKGLLERIIELSKDTHKAGSWARVPNNKNDMEMRGFVDESIKLLTLNDENEYRKSAGQTDTEEPREVNTLHSKVRDSTQKNQPRGYDIKNVNLQLSKNGKAMGSPDMLESQLLSEESDSDIAAFDYLEPESKDEDAFSTQPQNLDAFLHEGTGSHENCLLVKFLLKAAKINDIGLAFHDCGPITEIRVVRTRRENRYNYAYVCFKTEEGLIKALSKTGVAVCGADVVVEATSPIKFHSRLANMEPAKDGDFPAAFLKNPTRTVMVKGLPENTSFYQLKHALSFWGCITGLAMGSTGSSVYVEYESEESKERALAVATVSVVGKKLTIYRIDAPKTTVVRISRVNPLSGITRIQNICESYGQVKRIIGRDIDTFDVHFKLSEYGNMVKILNRLNGLMVDHHQWVAQPATVIPAEILQTLWSKPEGRKHVRKLIQNLCRKIEEKTIDTAPMLGLAQEYYGDS